In the Salvia splendens isolate huo1 chromosome 16, SspV2, whole genome shotgun sequence genome, tttcataaaaaacacaaaaggtACAAGCTTTAGAGCGCAATGGACAACAATTAAACCAGTCAAGTAAAAAAACCCAAAACCGCAGAGCGTAATTCTCACCCTTAGTTTTAACGAGGACTTCATTGGCCTTAGGGCGCGGCATCTCAAAATCCTCGAAAGTGACGGGCTTATTCGTCTCCCAGAACACCGCCCCCTTCATGTGGGAAGGCCCGCTGCCCACGTGGTACCCCGACGCAGTCATGGTTGTACCTTCGGAGCTAGAATAGCATCCCCGGCGATCGGAGCAAGTGAAGGAACCCTCCATCCGAGAGCTGCAGGAAAAGCGCAGGGCGGACGCGCGGGCCTTGCGCAGAAGAAGGGAGCTTCGGCAAAATGCCATTgaagaaagttggaattggcGTTTCCGAAAGAAGGGAATACAGAGTCACGGAATGATCATATGCTGCTGGACCTGGTAGAGGTTTAATCAATTGGGAATGAGTAGTCAATGAGCCATTAGTCACTGATTCTTATCCTTAACTAGAGAAGCTTTGTTAATTGTTATCGTCGCAGGCCAATCTTCTTTCAGGAAATATACTGTACTCTTAATTCACATGATAGAGAAGGAATTGATTTAATGCAAGTAGTTGATGGAGTGGATTAGCCCAAAACGATTTTGATGGGGTTTATGACTTTATTATCTACTCTACGCCATTTGGGCAGGATTTTTTAGGGCAAAGGgattcattataaaaaaaaatatagtagtaatttaaaaaataaaaataataatactatttttaaTGGATTATTTGAATCCAACTCAAAATTTTTGGATTcctaatgggtcaacccgacaATAACACAAActcccaaacccattattttgtGTGCTTTCGTGTTGGATTTctgtgtcgtgtcgaaaattgtcaTCCTTAATTCATTCTCACATAGTCTACCGTGCGGGTGGAAAATACCTGAGAATTGACCGGATCTTATTCGATTGTTTAAATTCTTAGCTAACTTATAATCTGTTGAAAATGGCAAATTCAATTGACTAAGAAAAACTCTGTTgaaggaggaagaagataaaAAGGAGAAACTGTCGATTACGAGAGAGCCAGAGAAAAGAGGGAAATTTCTTTATTGATTACATTTTGCCGAAAGTTATAGCAAATTACAATTAAGAGCCTTATATATGGGCTAAGTAAGTAATAAAATGCTAACTGATTACATTTGATTTTTGTAATTTCAACATAAACCATAAAAATTAACTCCAAGAAATTCACATATACCCCAACGCAATTTCTCAATCATATTGCTCCGattcataataataaaaatgcaaCGTGGTTGAAATGCTCCATAAAGCTTGTACACAATTTATTGAATGTGGGCAAAATAGAAATAACAAAGGAAATTAGCATATTATTTGGGGTGAATGAGAAGGGCACAAGGATATGAATTACATGAGCTCAATGATGCCACGGCCAATAATAGTCTTGTTATCAAGATCCTGAAAAGCCTTGGCCGCCTCCTCAAACTTGTACTTCCTCGTAACAGCAGACTCGAGATTGAAAATCCCCTGCTCCGCCAGCTCCACCAGCCTCGGCAGATCCGTCTTGGCCCGGCCTCCATACGACCCGATCACCTTCACCTTCCTCCGAACCAACTGGATGATATCCACCTCCCCCAACCCCCCACCGGGCGATAGCCCGATCATCACAGCCTTCCCGCCCCCTCTCACACTCTGTATGCACTGCTGAAACGTCTTCGGCCCTCCCAACGCATCCACCGCTATGTCCACTCCCCTCCCGTCCGTCAGCTCCCTGATCTTCGCTACCGCATCCTCCTTTCTCGCGTTGATCGAGTGTGTCGCTCCGAATGTCTTGGCTGTGTTCAGCTTCTCGTCTTGCACGTCCACTGCGATTATCTCCGTCGCCCCAAACGCCTTCGATATCTGCAGAACACTGTTTCATTTTTGTCTCTCTGGTTAGTTATAAGTCTGAACTGATGTacagtttgttttgtttatcaTGTTAAAAATGTGTGTTCTTATTAtcatgttttgtttgtttatctACCTTGAACCGACGCCGCCTATTCCTATCACCGCAATGGAGTTGCCGGGTTTGACCTCAGCGGCATGAGCAACTGCGCCATAGGCGGTGAAAACGGCACACCCTAGAACAGAGGATTCGGAGTAAGGGAGTGTGTCTGGCAGGGGAGTTAGGCCGTTTGCTGGCATCACGCAGTACTCAGCAAGGCCTCCCATGCTGAACATGTATACCGGTTTCCCTGTACATTATGTGGTTAGCGAgcataaatttataagtatataagAACGTGCCGTGGAAATGGAATGCGTGTATTACTGGAGTTTCGGAGAAATAGGCGTGTTTCGCCGTCGTAGAGTGTGCCTTTTGCTCGGTTGTAAGCGAAGAAGGGCTCGCATAAGTCATCCTCTCCCCTTGAGCAGTAGAAGCAGCTGCCGCAGGGCATTATGAAAGCCCCGACCACTTTTGACCCGACCGGGTATCTGGaatttgaaatatatttattatttatgatctcgtgttggtgttggtgttgtTGTTTGGTTAGAATCAGTAAGTAAATGAAACCTTTGGATGACATTGGAATCAGTTTGGGGGCCGTGTTGAACAACCTCGCCGGTTATCTCATGGCCTAGGATGCAAGGGCACGGGAATTTAAGGTCGCCTCTGATCACGTGCAGATCCGAGTGGCACGCCCCGCAAGCTACCATCAATCAACAAATTTCATCCGAATATGAACTACAGTATGTtgctaaaatttgaattaaatatgCAACCACAATGGTCTCAATAAATTCACTGAGTTGTCATATAATTTCCATCTTTTAAATGTGTTGCTTACTCTAAAACAAATTGAGAATGTTTTGTTCCAAGGAAGGAATCGGGTCAAAACTTAATCACTTATTGTAACACACAAAGTAATGTATTTTTTTGAGACCGGTACTTAAGTAGTAATGTTAGAAAGATATGTACGTATCCAAgtttattttcataattttgtACGTAGCTACATTCACTTTTAGACAATACGAACAACTATTTTTGTAGTATTTCATTAATAACTATACCTATCCATTAATTTTTATAGTTGGTGACAATTATGACAGTACAAATCCAAGTCCACATAAAAGTTTCGTAATCAAGATAGTTATCCGGTAGAATGAGATAGTAAGTACTAAATTACCTTGGCAAAACTAACTTTTCTAGCTCAAAAAAAGCACAAATTTACCCTTAGTTTTGATGAGAACCTCATTAGCCTTAGGCCGTGGCATCTCAAAATCCTCATAAGTAATGGGCTTATCCTTCTCCCAAAACACCGATCCCGTCATGTACGACGGGACTGTGTTCACGTGGTACCCGGCCGCCGACGTCGGCTCCCCCGAGTACCATCTCCGCCCCTCGGAGCTCCTGTACGAAGAGCACAAGGCGGCAGCGGCCACGCGACGGCTGCTGCCGCCGAGTGCCTTGCGCAGTAGAAGAGAGCTCCGGCAAAATGCCATTTATTGCAAAGTCAATAAGGCAATGGCAATTATTGGAGTAGTTGTTGTTGTGAGGTGAGATCACAGTAGACTGATCAAGTAGCTTATATTGTGAAGAAGCATTTAATTGTTTTTGAGAAAAATGTGGTTGGTGTggtacaattatttttattttttgggccAAAATAATTGAAGGGGGTTTTGATTAGAGGCCATTCCACCAATCAATGCTCAGCTACCCTTGCAATTGGAGTAAATAAATGTCACCTACTTGCCTACGCAGTGCCAGTGCCAGTCACGGATTAGGAGGGGAATCTTTTATTAAGTAATACTCCTATTGTTTGTCTAATTTGGGGGATTTTTTTAACATAGGATTTGAATCCAATGATGTATGTATATTCTTCTTGTATATGTTCAAACCACCAATGAGTATTTGATTCTTGATTATTGGATATTAGTTCACTTTAATGCTATTTGAGAGGAATGCATGTGTTCTGTATGCAATAAAATATGCCTTGGAATCATATTTGATTCGAATCAAGAGTGGAGTTTGTGAATattcataaacattaaaagttGTTTATCTAAAAGTTTTATCTCTATTAAAAAATGTCTCTCGCTGTCTCTCcccccattaattaattaataacatGATAATTGACATAtatttataaagaaaagtgagatGAAGTATACTGGATTGATATGAATATTGCATGTAATTGAACATAAAATTGCATACGTTACTCCAATTTTTGTTctcttgtactccctccgttccacttTAGGAGTTTCATTTGAGtcggacacatgttttaagaaa is a window encoding:
- the LOC121772247 gene encoding alcohol dehydrogenase 1B-like, producing MAFCRSSLLLRKALGGSSRRVAAAALCSSYRSSEGRRWYSGEPTSAAGYHVNTVPSYMTGSVFWEKDKPITYEDFEMPRPKANEVLIKTKACGACHSDLHVIRGDLKFPCPCILGHEITGEVVQHGPQTDSNVIQRYPVGSKVVGAFIMPCGSCFYCSRGEDDLCEPFFAYNRAKGTLYDGETRLFLRNSRKPVYMFSMGGLAEYCVMPANGLTPLPDTLPYSESSVLGCAVFTAYGAVAHAAEVKPGNSIAVIGIGGVGSSVLQISKAFGATEIIAVDVQDEKLNTAKTFGATHSINARKEDAVAKIRELTDGRGVDIAVDALGGPKTFQQCIQSVRGGGKAVMIGLSPGGGLGEVDIIQLVRRKVKVIGSYGGRAKTDLPRLVELAEQGIFNLESAVTRKYKFEEAAKAFQDLDNKTIIGRGIIELM